From the Sebastes umbrosus isolate fSebUmb1 chromosome 2, fSebUmb1.pri, whole genome shotgun sequence genome, one window contains:
- the myo5aa gene encoding unconventional myosin-Va isoform X8, giving the protein MSLHAAGGLAQTGAKGHSVREDRDTAMAASELYTKCARVWIPDAEEVWKSAELTKDYKNGDVSLQLTLEDGANIEHKLDPKTKNLPYLRNPDILVGENDLTALSYLHEPAVLHNLKVRFIDSKLIYTYCGIVLVAINPYESLPIYGSDIINAYSGQNMGDMDPHIFAVAEEAYKQMARDERNQSIIVSGESGAGKTVSAKYAMRYFATVSGTTSEANVEQKVLASNPIMEAIGNAKTTRNDNSSRFGKYIEIGFDTRYRIIGANMRTYLLEKSRVVFQADEERNYHIFYQLCASSHLPEFKNLRLSSANDFLYTRQGRSPVIDGVDDTKELSTTRNAFTLLGVNESYQMGLFQVLAAILHLGNVEIKDKDSDSSVIPPNNRHLTAFCELVGVTYQDMSQWLCHRKLKTATETYIKTIPRLQATNARDALSKHIYAKLFNWIVEHVNKALITNFKQHSFIGVLDIYGFETFEINSFEQFCINYANEKLQQQFNMHVFKLEQEEYMREQIPWTLIDFYDNQPCINLIEAKMGVLDLLDEECKMPKGSDDSWAQKLYNTHLKTCSLFEKPRMSNRAFIIQHFADKVEYQCDGFLEKNKDTVNEEQINVLKASKFDLLVELFQDEGKATSPTGQVAGSGGRTRLSIKPAAKGRDKSSKEHKKTVGCQFRNSLHMLMETLNATTPHYVRCIKPNDFKMAFTFDPKRAVQQLRACGVLETIRISAAGFPSRWTYQEFFSRYRVLMKQKDVLQDKKQTCRIVLERLVQDPDKYQFGKTKIFFRAGQVAYLEKLRAEKLRAACIRIQKTIRCWLARKKYLRKRSAAITIQRFTRGYQARCLAKFMRRTQAATIIQKYQRMVVERKRYRQKQAAALVMQTILRAYMARQKYQALLREVKMVIIQKRVRGWLARCWYKRCLESIVYLQCCMRRMKARRELKKLKVEARSVEHFKKLNKGMENKIMQLQRKIDEQNKDHRLTSEKLVGLETTYTTESEKMRGELGRLRGVEEDAKNKGNQVSSLLEELEKLRKELSSTQKEKKTIEDWAKTYRDEMEKMVSELKEQNGSLKKDKDDLNRSIQEQSQQMTEKMARAIVEETQQLETDLNEERSRYQNLLTEHLRLEEKYDDLKEEVVSSNVHKHGHRRTDSTHSSNESEYTYNSEYAETEEGSRASEDVTRGIDTSLTLKLQKRLTELEQEKQSLRNELENKEDQFQRARARDDVEFKKARGAELEYESLKRQELESENKKLKHDLVEIRQSLLGKAGTGAGAPGSPAYKVVLEQLNASCEELEVRKEEVLILRSQLVSQKEAMHHKDEKETMTEPSVYVEDVSKLKDAGELKQAYVGLKDTNRSPRFMRKPLEVSDLLSRLRSAAPDFHKLNEDGELWLVNQGLKETIRLLEHQLQTQRRGYDSEVESLRGELQNVKEENNRQQQLLAQNLQLPPEARIEASLQHEITRLTNENLDLMEQLEKQDRTIRKLKKQLKVYSKRIGEMGAGQTEVQTSPGQMVDEPIHPVNIPRREKDFQGMLEYKKEDELKLVKNLILELKPRGVAVNLIPGLPAYILFMCLRHADYVNDDQKVRTLLTSTINSIKKILKKRGDDFETVSFWLANTCRFLHCLKQYSGDEAFMKHNTQRQKEHCLANFDLAEYRQVISDLAIQIYQQLIKCMENFLQPMIVSGMLEHETIQGVSGVKPTGLRKRTSSIAEEGTYTLDSILRQLSAFHSTMCQHGTDPELIKQVVKQQFYIIGAVTLNNLLLRKDMCSWSKGMQIRYNVSQLEEWLRDKGLMICGAKETLEPLIQAAQLLQVKKKTDEDAEAICSMCLALTTAQIVKVLNLYTPVNEFEERVSVSFIRTIQTRLRDRCESPQLLMDTKMIYPVTFPFSPSSLALETIQIPGSLNLAFLTRV; this is encoded by the exons GAATCGTTCTGGTGGCCATCAACCCGTATGAGTCGCTGCCAATCTACGGGTCAGACATCATCAATGCCTACAGCGGTCAGAATATGGGAGACATGGACCCGCATATCTTCGCTGTGGCAGAGGAGGCTTACAAACAGATGgccag GGACGAGAGGAACCAGTCGATCATTGTGAGCGGGGAGTCCGGAGCAGGAAAGACGGTATCAGCCAAATACGCCATGAGATACTTCGCCACGGTCAGCGGCACCACCAGCGAGGCCAACGTGGAGCAGAAAGTCTTGGCTTCCAACCCCATCATGGAG gCCATTGGAAATGCAAAGACCACCCGAAATGACAACAGCAGTCGCTTTGGGAAATACATCGAGATCGGCTTCGACACCCGCTACCGTATCATCGGCGCCAACATGAGAACATACCTGCTGGAGAAATCACGAGTGGTGTTTCAG GCGGACGAGGAGAGGAATTATCATATCTTCTATCAGCTCTGTGCATCGTCACATCTGCCTGAGTTCAAGAATCTGAGGCTGA GCAGTGCAAACGACTTCTTGTACACCAGGCAGGGCCGCAGCCCCGTTATCGACGGCGTGGACGACACCAAGGAGCTGTCCACCACTCGCAATGCCTTCACATTGCTCG GTGTTAATGAGTCCTATCAGATGGGATTGTTCCAGGTTTTGGCTGCTATTCTTCATCTGGGAAACGTGGAGATAAAGGACAAAGACTCAGACAGCAGCGTCATTCCT CCCAACAATCGCCACCTGACAGCGTTCTGCGAGTTGGTAGGCGTGACCTACCAGGACATGTCTCAGTGGCTGTGCCACAGGAAGCTGAAGACGGCCACAGAGACGTACATCAAGACCATCCCCCGCCTGCAGGCCACCAACGCACGTGACGCACTGTCCAAACACATTTACGCCAAGCTCTTCAACTGGATCGTTGAGCACGTTAACAAAGCCCTCATCACCAATTTCAAACAGCACTCCTTCATCGGGGTCCTCGACATCTACGG GTTTGAGACGTTTGAGATCAACAGCTTTGAGCAGTTCTGTATCAACTACGCTAATGAGAAACTCCAGCAACAGTTCAACATG catgtgttcaagctggagcaggaggagtACATGAGGGAGCAGATCCCCTGGACTCTGATCGACTTCTACGACAATCAGCCCTGCATCAACCTCATAGAAGCCAAGATGGGCGTCCTGGACCTGTTGGACGAGGAGTGCAAG ATGCCGAAAGGTTCGGATGACTCGTGGGCTCAGAAGCTCTACAACACCCACCTAAAGACCTGCTCCCTCTTCGAGAAGCCACGCATGTCCAACCGCGCTTTCATCATTCAACATTTTGCTGACAAG GTGGAATACCAGTGTGACGGTTTCCTGGAGAAGAACAAGGACACGGTGAATGAAGAGCAGATCAACGTGCTGAAGGCTAGCAAG tttgacctgctggtggagcTGTTCCAGGACGAGGGGAAAGCCACCAGCCCCACTGGTCAGGTCGCTGGCAGCGGAGGCCGGACCCGCCTCAGCATCAAACCTGCCGCGAAGGGCCGCGACAAGAGCAGCAAGGAGCACAAGAAGACTGTTGGCTGCCAG TTTCGTAACTCGCTGCACATGCTGATGGAAACTTTGAACGCAACCACTCCGCACTATGTCCGCTGCATCAAACCCAACGACTTCAAGATGGCCTTCAC GTTTGATCCTAAACGTGCGGTGCAGCAGCTCAGAGCCTGCGGTGTTCTGGAAACCATCCGCATCTCTGCTGCAGGTTTCCCATCCAG atgGACGTACCAGGAGTTCTTCAGCCGTTACAGAGTGCTGATGAAGCAGAAGGACGTGTTACAAGATAAGAAGCAGACCTGCAGAATTGTTCTGGAGCGACTGGTGCAG GACCCGGATAAATACCAGTTTGGTAAGACCAAGATCTTCTTCAGGGCCGGCCAGGTCGCCTACCTGGAGAAGCTGAGGGCGGAGAAGTTGCGTGCCGCCTGCATTCGCATCCAGAAAACCATCCGCTGCTGGCTGGCGCGCAAGAAGTATCTGCGCAAGCGCAGCGCTGCCATCACCATCCAGAGGTTCACCAGAGGATACCAGGCTCGCTG CCTGGCCAAGTTCATGCGTCGCACGCAGGCGGCTACAATCATCCAGAAATACCAGAGGATGGTCGTGGAGAGGAAACGCTACAGGCAGAAGCAGGCTGCCGCTCTGGTCATGCAGACGATCCTCAGAGCTTACATGGCCCGGCAGAAGTACCAGGCG ttACTGCGGGAGGTCAAGATGGTGATCATTCAGAAGCGCGTCCGTGGCTGGTTGGCTCGGTGCTGGTACAAGCGCTGCCTCGAATCCATCGTCTACCTGCAGTGCTGCATGCGCAGGATGAAGGCCAGACGCGAGTTGAAGAAGCTAAAGGTCGAGGCTCGCTCAGTGGAGCACTTCAAGAAACTCAACAAAGGCATGGAGAACAAGATCATGCAGCTGCAGAGGAAAATCGACGAGCAG AACAAGGACCACCGCTTGACAAGCGAGAAGCTAGTCGGTCTGGAGACTACCTACACGACGGAGAGCGAGAAGATGCGTGGCGAGCTGGGCCGGCTGCGAGGGGTAGAAGAGGACGCCAAGAACAAAGGCAACCAGGTGTCCTcgctgctggaggagctggagaagcTGAGGAAGGAGCTGAgctccacacagaaggagaagaagaccaTCGAGGACTGGGCGAAAACCTACAGGGACGAAATGGAGAAA atgGTCTCGGAGCTGAAGGAGCAGAACGGCTCGCTGAAGAAAGACAAGGACGACTTGAACAGGTCGATTCAGGAACAGAGTCAGCAGATGACAG AGAAAATGGCCCGTGCGATAGTGGAGGAGACTCAGCAGCTGGAGACGGATCTGAACGAGGAGCGATCTCGCTACCAGAATCTCCTGACAGAACACCTTCGCCTCGAGGAGAAATACGACGACTTGAAGGAGGAGGTGGTTTCCTCG AACGTCCACAAGCATGGCCACAGGAGAACAGATTCCACCCACAGCAGCAACGAATCAGAGTACACCTACAATTCAGAGTATGCCGAAACGGAAGAAGGTTCCCGTGCCTCCGAA GATGTGACACGAGGAATAGACACCTCGCTGACTCTCAAGCTGCAGAAACGTCTCACAGAACTCGAGCAAGAGAAGCAGTCGCTGCGCAACGAACTGGAAAACAAAGAGGACCAGTTCCAGCGGGCTAGAGCCAGG GATGACGTAGAGTTTAAAAAGGCTCGCGGTGCAGAGCTGGAGTACGAGTCCCTGAAG CGTCAGGAGCTGGAGTCGGAGAACAAGAAACTGAAACATGACCTGGTGGAGATTAGACAAAGCCTGCTGGGTAAAGCAGGTACAGGCGCCGGGGCCCCGGGCTCGCCAGCTTACAAGGTGGTGTTGGAGCAGCTCAACGCCTCCTGCGAGGAGCTGGAGGTCCGTAAGGAGGAGGTGCTGATCCTGCGCTCCCAGCTGGTCAGCCAGAAGGAAGCCATGCACCACAAG GATGAGAAG GAGACCATGACCGAGCCTTCTGTCTATGTCGAGGACGTGTCCAAACTGAAGGACGCTGGTGAACTCAAGCAAGCTTACGTAGGCCTCAAAGACACCAACAG ATCTCCTAGGTTCATGCGTAAGCCGTTGGAAGTCAGTGATCTCCTGAGTAGGCTGAG ATCTGCTGCTCCAGACTTCCATAAGCTGAATGAGGACGGAGAGCTGTGGCTGGTTAATCAGGGCTTAAAGGAAACCATCag GTTACTGGAGCACCAGCTGCAGACTCAGCGGAGAGGTTACGATAGCGAGGTGGAGTCGTTGCGCGGCGAGCTGCAGAATGTCAAGGAGGAGAACAACCGTCAGCAGCAGCTCTTGGCCCAAAACCTCCAGCTGCCTCCGGAGGCCCGAATCGAAGCCAGTCTGCAACACGAGATCACTCGGCTCACCAACGAGAACCTG GATCTAATGGAGCAGCTGGAGAAGCAGGACCGAACCATCCGCAAGCTCAAGAAGCAGCTGAAGGTTTACTCCAAGAGGATCGGAGAGATGGGGG CGGGTCAAACCGAGGTACAGACGTCTCCGGGACAGATGGTGGATGAGCCGATTCACCCCGTCAACATTCCCCGCAGGGAGAAAGATTTCCAAGGGATGCTGGAGTACAAGAAGGAGGATGAGCTCAAGCTGGTCAAGAATCTCATCCTCG AGCTGAAGCCTCGTGGTGTAGCCGTGAATCTGATCCCAGGTCTGCCAGCCTACATCCTGTTCATGTGTCTGAGACATGCGGACTACGTCAACGATGACCAGAAGGTCCGCACCCTGCTCACCTCAACCATCAACAGTATTAAGAAGATCCTAAag AAACGAGGAGACGACTTTGAGACGGTCTCCTTCTGGTTGGCTAACACCTGCCGCTTCTTACACTGTCTGAAACAATACAGCGGAGACGAG GCCTTCATGAAGcacaacacacagaggcagaaaGAACACTGTCTGGCCAACTTCGACCTGGCAGAGTACAGACAGGTGATCAGTGACCTGGCCATCCAGATCTACCAGCAGCTGATCAAATGCATGGAGAACTTCCTCCAGCCCATGAtag TCTCTGGCATGCTGGAACACGAGACCATCCAGGGCGTGTCGGGCGTGAAGCCCACGGGTCTCCGGAAGCGGACATCTAGTATCGCTGAAGAGGGCACCTACACTCTGGACTCCATCCTGCGGCAGCTCAGCGCCTTCCACTCCACCATGTGCCAGCACGGCACCGACCCCGAGCTCATCAAGCAGGTGGTGAAGCAGCAGTTTTACATCATCGGAGCCGTCACCCTCAACAACCTGCTGCTGCGCAAGGACATGTGCTCCTGGAGCAAAGGCATGCAGATCAG gtacAATGTGAGCCAGCTGGAGGAGTGGCTCAGAGACAAAGGTCTGATGATATGCGGAGCCAAGGAGACTCTGGAGCCTCTGATCCAGGCCGCTCAGCTGCtgcaggtgaagaagaagactgaCGAGGATGCCGAGGCCATCTGCTCCATGTGCCTGGCCCTCACCACCGCTCAG ATCGTGAAGGTCCTGAACCTCTACACTCCCGTCAACGAGTTTGAGGAAAGAGTATCAGTCTCATTCATAAGAACCATACAG ACTCGCTTGCGAGACCGTTGTGAGAGTCCCCAGTTGCTGATGGACACGAAGATGATTTACCCGGTCACGTTCCCGTTCAGCCCTTCCTCCCTCGCCCTGGAAACCATCCAGATCCCCGGCTCGCTCAACCTGGCGTTCCTCACCCGCGTCTAA
- the myo5aa gene encoding unconventional myosin-Va isoform X6, with translation MSLHAAGGLAQTGAKGHSVREDRDTAMAASELYTKCARVWIPDAEEVWKSAELTKDYKNGDVSLQLTLEDGANIEHKLDPKTKNLPYLRNPDILVGENDLTALSYLHEPAVLHNLKVRFIDSKLIYTYCGIVLVAINPYESLPIYGSDIINAYSGQNMGDMDPHIFAVAEEAYKQMARDERNQSIIVSGESGAGKTVSAKYAMRYFATVSGTTSEANVEQKVLASNPIMEAIGNAKTTRNDNSSRFGKYIEIGFDTRYRIIGANMRTYLLEKSRVVFQADEERNYHIFYQLCASSHLPEFKNLRLSSANDFLYTRQGRSPVIDGVDDTKELSTTRNAFTLLGVNESYQMGLFQVLAAILHLGNVEIKDKDSDSSVIPPNNRHLTAFCELVGVTYQDMSQWLCHRKLKTATETYIKTIPRLQATNARDALSKHIYAKLFNWIVEHVNKALITNFKQHSFIGVLDIYGFETFEINSFEQFCINYANEKLQQQFNMHVFKLEQEEYMREQIPWTLIDFYDNQPCINLIEAKMGVLDLLDEECKMPKGSDDSWAQKLYNTHLKTCSLFEKPRMSNRAFIIQHFADKVEYQCDGFLEKNKDTVNEEQINVLKASKKFDLLVELFQDEGKATSPTGQVAGSGGRTRLSIKPAAKGRDKSSKEHKKTVGCQFRNSLHMLMETLNATTPHYVRCIKPNDFKMAFTFDPKRAVQQLRACGVLETIRISAAGFPSRWTYQEFFSRYRVLMKQKDVLQDKKQTCRIVLERLVQDPDKYQFGKTKIFFRAGQVAYLEKLRAEKLRAACIRIQKTIRCWLARKKYLRKRSAAITIQRFTRGYQARCLAKFMRRTQAATIIQKYQRMVVERKRYRQKQAAALVMQTILRAYMARQKYQALLREVKMVIIQKRVRGWLARCWYKRCLESIVYLQCCMRRMKARRELKKLKVEARSVEHFKKLNKGMENKIMQLQRKIDEQNKDHRLTSEKLVGLETTYTTESEKMRGELGRLRGVEEDAKNKGNQVSSLLEELEKLRKELSSTQKEKKTIEDWAKTYRDEMEKMVSELKEQNGSLKKDKDDLNRSIQEQSQQMTEKMARAIVEETQQLETDLNEERSRYQNLLTEHLRLEEKYDDLKEEVVSSNVHKHGHRRTDSTHSSNESEYTYNSEYAETEEGSRASEDVTRGIDTSLTLKLQKRLTELEQEKQSLRNELENKEDQFQRARARDDVEFKKARGAELEYESLKRQELESENKKLKHDLVEIRQSLLGKAGTGAGAPGSPAYKVVLEQLNASCEELEVRKEEVLILRSQLVSQKEAMHHKETMTEPSVYVEDVSKLKDAGELKQAYVGLKDTNRLLEHQLQTQRRGYDSEVESLRGELQNVKEENNRQQQLLAQNLQLPPEARIEASLQHEITRLTNENLELLAEDPTASQEARVIILRRMVDLMEQLEKQDRTIRKLKKQLKVYSKRIGEMGAGQTEVQTSPGQMVDEPIHPVNIPRREKDFQGMLEYKKEDELKLVKNLILELKPRGVAVNLIPGLPAYILFMCLRHADYVNDDQKVRTLLTSTINSIKKILKKRGDDFETVSFWLANTCRFLHCLKQYSGDEAFMKHNTQRQKEHCLANFDLAEYRQVISDLAIQIYQQLIKCMENFLQPMIVSGMLEHETIQGVSGVKPTGLRKRTSSIAEEGTYTLDSILRQLSAFHSTMCQHGTDPELIKQVVKQQFYIIGAVTLNNLLLRKDMCSWSKGMQIRYNVSQLEEWLRDKGLMICGAKETLEPLIQAAQLLQVKKKTDEDAEAICSMCLALTTAQIVKVLNLYTPVNEFEERVSVSFIRTIQTRLRDRCESPQLLMDTKMIYPVTFPFSPSSLALETIQIPGSLNLAFLTRV, from the exons GAATCGTTCTGGTGGCCATCAACCCGTATGAGTCGCTGCCAATCTACGGGTCAGACATCATCAATGCCTACAGCGGTCAGAATATGGGAGACATGGACCCGCATATCTTCGCTGTGGCAGAGGAGGCTTACAAACAGATGgccag GGACGAGAGGAACCAGTCGATCATTGTGAGCGGGGAGTCCGGAGCAGGAAAGACGGTATCAGCCAAATACGCCATGAGATACTTCGCCACGGTCAGCGGCACCACCAGCGAGGCCAACGTGGAGCAGAAAGTCTTGGCTTCCAACCCCATCATGGAG gCCATTGGAAATGCAAAGACCACCCGAAATGACAACAGCAGTCGCTTTGGGAAATACATCGAGATCGGCTTCGACACCCGCTACCGTATCATCGGCGCCAACATGAGAACATACCTGCTGGAGAAATCACGAGTGGTGTTTCAG GCGGACGAGGAGAGGAATTATCATATCTTCTATCAGCTCTGTGCATCGTCACATCTGCCTGAGTTCAAGAATCTGAGGCTGA GCAGTGCAAACGACTTCTTGTACACCAGGCAGGGCCGCAGCCCCGTTATCGACGGCGTGGACGACACCAAGGAGCTGTCCACCACTCGCAATGCCTTCACATTGCTCG GTGTTAATGAGTCCTATCAGATGGGATTGTTCCAGGTTTTGGCTGCTATTCTTCATCTGGGAAACGTGGAGATAAAGGACAAAGACTCAGACAGCAGCGTCATTCCT CCCAACAATCGCCACCTGACAGCGTTCTGCGAGTTGGTAGGCGTGACCTACCAGGACATGTCTCAGTGGCTGTGCCACAGGAAGCTGAAGACGGCCACAGAGACGTACATCAAGACCATCCCCCGCCTGCAGGCCACCAACGCACGTGACGCACTGTCCAAACACATTTACGCCAAGCTCTTCAACTGGATCGTTGAGCACGTTAACAAAGCCCTCATCACCAATTTCAAACAGCACTCCTTCATCGGGGTCCTCGACATCTACGG GTTTGAGACGTTTGAGATCAACAGCTTTGAGCAGTTCTGTATCAACTACGCTAATGAGAAACTCCAGCAACAGTTCAACATG catgtgttcaagctggagcaggaggagtACATGAGGGAGCAGATCCCCTGGACTCTGATCGACTTCTACGACAATCAGCCCTGCATCAACCTCATAGAAGCCAAGATGGGCGTCCTGGACCTGTTGGACGAGGAGTGCAAG ATGCCGAAAGGTTCGGATGACTCGTGGGCTCAGAAGCTCTACAACACCCACCTAAAGACCTGCTCCCTCTTCGAGAAGCCACGCATGTCCAACCGCGCTTTCATCATTCAACATTTTGCTGACAAG GTGGAATACCAGTGTGACGGTTTCCTGGAGAAGAACAAGGACACGGTGAATGAAGAGCAGATCAACGTGCTGAAGGCTAGCAAG AAG tttgacctgctggtggagcTGTTCCAGGACGAGGGGAAAGCCACCAGCCCCACTGGTCAGGTCGCTGGCAGCGGAGGCCGGACCCGCCTCAGCATCAAACCTGCCGCGAAGGGCCGCGACAAGAGCAGCAAGGAGCACAAGAAGACTGTTGGCTGCCAG TTTCGTAACTCGCTGCACATGCTGATGGAAACTTTGAACGCAACCACTCCGCACTATGTCCGCTGCATCAAACCCAACGACTTCAAGATGGCCTTCAC GTTTGATCCTAAACGTGCGGTGCAGCAGCTCAGAGCCTGCGGTGTTCTGGAAACCATCCGCATCTCTGCTGCAGGTTTCCCATCCAG atgGACGTACCAGGAGTTCTTCAGCCGTTACAGAGTGCTGATGAAGCAGAAGGACGTGTTACAAGATAAGAAGCAGACCTGCAGAATTGTTCTGGAGCGACTGGTGCAG GACCCGGATAAATACCAGTTTGGTAAGACCAAGATCTTCTTCAGGGCCGGCCAGGTCGCCTACCTGGAGAAGCTGAGGGCGGAGAAGTTGCGTGCCGCCTGCATTCGCATCCAGAAAACCATCCGCTGCTGGCTGGCGCGCAAGAAGTATCTGCGCAAGCGCAGCGCTGCCATCACCATCCAGAGGTTCACCAGAGGATACCAGGCTCGCTG CCTGGCCAAGTTCATGCGTCGCACGCAGGCGGCTACAATCATCCAGAAATACCAGAGGATGGTCGTGGAGAGGAAACGCTACAGGCAGAAGCAGGCTGCCGCTCTGGTCATGCAGACGATCCTCAGAGCTTACATGGCCCGGCAGAAGTACCAGGCG ttACTGCGGGAGGTCAAGATGGTGATCATTCAGAAGCGCGTCCGTGGCTGGTTGGCTCGGTGCTGGTACAAGCGCTGCCTCGAATCCATCGTCTACCTGCAGTGCTGCATGCGCAGGATGAAGGCCAGACGCGAGTTGAAGAAGCTAAAGGTCGAGGCTCGCTCAGTGGAGCACTTCAAGAAACTCAACAAAGGCATGGAGAACAAGATCATGCAGCTGCAGAGGAAAATCGACGAGCAG AACAAGGACCACCGCTTGACAAGCGAGAAGCTAGTCGGTCTGGAGACTACCTACACGACGGAGAGCGAGAAGATGCGTGGCGAGCTGGGCCGGCTGCGAGGGGTAGAAGAGGACGCCAAGAACAAAGGCAACCAGGTGTCCTcgctgctggaggagctggagaagcTGAGGAAGGAGCTGAgctccacacagaaggagaagaagaccaTCGAGGACTGGGCGAAAACCTACAGGGACGAAATGGAGAAA atgGTCTCGGAGCTGAAGGAGCAGAACGGCTCGCTGAAGAAAGACAAGGACGACTTGAACAGGTCGATTCAGGAACAGAGTCAGCAGATGACAG AGAAAATGGCCCGTGCGATAGTGGAGGAGACTCAGCAGCTGGAGACGGATCTGAACGAGGAGCGATCTCGCTACCAGAATCTCCTGACAGAACACCTTCGCCTCGAGGAGAAATACGACGACTTGAAGGAGGAGGTGGTTTCCTCG AACGTCCACAAGCATGGCCACAGGAGAACAGATTCCACCCACAGCAGCAACGAATCAGAGTACACCTACAATTCAGAGTATGCCGAAACGGAAGAAGGTTCCCGTGCCTCCGAA GATGTGACACGAGGAATAGACACCTCGCTGACTCTCAAGCTGCAGAAACGTCTCACAGAACTCGAGCAAGAGAAGCAGTCGCTGCGCAACGAACTGGAAAACAAAGAGGACCAGTTCCAGCGGGCTAGAGCCAGG GATGACGTAGAGTTTAAAAAGGCTCGCGGTGCAGAGCTGGAGTACGAGTCCCTGAAG CGTCAGGAGCTGGAGTCGGAGAACAAGAAACTGAAACATGACCTGGTGGAGATTAGACAAAGCCTGCTGGGTAAAGCAGGTACAGGCGCCGGGGCCCCGGGCTCGCCAGCTTACAAGGTGGTGTTGGAGCAGCTCAACGCCTCCTGCGAGGAGCTGGAGGTCCGTAAGGAGGAGGTGCTGATCCTGCGCTCCCAGCTGGTCAGCCAGAAGGAAGCCATGCACCACAAG GAGACCATGACCGAGCCTTCTGTCTATGTCGAGGACGTGTCCAAACTGAAGGACGCTGGTGAACTCAAGCAAGCTTACGTAGGCCTCAAAGACACCAACAG GTTACTGGAGCACCAGCTGCAGACTCAGCGGAGAGGTTACGATAGCGAGGTGGAGTCGTTGCGCGGCGAGCTGCAGAATGTCAAGGAGGAGAACAACCGTCAGCAGCAGCTCTTGGCCCAAAACCTCCAGCTGCCTCCGGAGGCCCGAATCGAAGCCAGTCTGCAACACGAGATCACTCGGCTCACCAACGAGAACCTG GAACTCCTGGCTGAAGACCCCACAGCGTCCCAAGAGGCTCGAGTCATCATTTTACGACGGATGGTT GATCTAATGGAGCAGCTGGAGAAGCAGGACCGAACCATCCGCAAGCTCAAGAAGCAGCTGAAGGTTTACTCCAAGAGGATCGGAGAGATGGGGG CGGGTCAAACCGAGGTACAGACGTCTCCGGGACAGATGGTGGATGAGCCGATTCACCCCGTCAACATTCCCCGCAGGGAGAAAGATTTCCAAGGGATGCTGGAGTACAAGAAGGAGGATGAGCTCAAGCTGGTCAAGAATCTCATCCTCG AGCTGAAGCCTCGTGGTGTAGCCGTGAATCTGATCCCAGGTCTGCCAGCCTACATCCTGTTCATGTGTCTGAGACATGCGGACTACGTCAACGATGACCAGAAGGTCCGCACCCTGCTCACCTCAACCATCAACAGTATTAAGAAGATCCTAAag AAACGAGGAGACGACTTTGAGACGGTCTCCTTCTGGTTGGCTAACACCTGCCGCTTCTTACACTGTCTGAAACAATACAGCGGAGACGAG GCCTTCATGAAGcacaacacacagaggcagaaaGAACACTGTCTGGCCAACTTCGACCTGGCAGAGTACAGACAGGTGATCAGTGACCTGGCCATCCAGATCTACCAGCAGCTGATCAAATGCATGGAGAACTTCCTCCAGCCCATGAtag TCTCTGGCATGCTGGAACACGAGACCATCCAGGGCGTGTCGGGCGTGAAGCCCACGGGTCTCCGGAAGCGGACATCTAGTATCGCTGAAGAGGGCACCTACACTCTGGACTCCATCCTGCGGCAGCTCAGCGCCTTCCACTCCACCATGTGCCAGCACGGCACCGACCCCGAGCTCATCAAGCAGGTGGTGAAGCAGCAGTTTTACATCATCGGAGCCGTCACCCTCAACAACCTGCTGCTGCGCAAGGACATGTGCTCCTGGAGCAAAGGCATGCAGATCAG gtacAATGTGAGCCAGCTGGAGGAGTGGCTCAGAGACAAAGGTCTGATGATATGCGGAGCCAAGGAGACTCTGGAGCCTCTGATCCAGGCCGCTCAGCTGCtgcaggtgaagaagaagactgaCGAGGATGCCGAGGCCATCTGCTCCATGTGCCTGGCCCTCACCACCGCTCAG ATCGTGAAGGTCCTGAACCTCTACACTCCCGTCAACGAGTTTGAGGAAAGAGTATCAGTCTCATTCATAAGAACCATACAG ACTCGCTTGCGAGACCGTTGTGAGAGTCCCCAGTTGCTGATGGACACGAAGATGATTTACCCGGTCACGTTCCCGTTCAGCCCTTCCTCCCTCGCCCTGGAAACCATCCAGATCCCCGGCTCGCTCAACCTGGCGTTCCTCACCCGCGTCTAA